The following proteins are encoded in a genomic region of Gammaproteobacteria bacterium:
- a CDS encoding pilin produces the protein MRHFGFTVIELMVVLAVVAILAMMAVPSYQEKLIRDQIIEALPLADIAKAPVAATWAAAQSFPHDNASAGLPPDDKIVNNYISSVLIEDGAIHITFGNHANGLIKGEILTLRPAVVEDAPIVPVTWVCGYATGPDKMTIKGENKTNIRALYLPLNCRS, from the coding sequence ATGCGCCACTTCGGTTTCACGGTGATCGAACTGATGGTTGTGCTGGCGGTGGTTGCCATTCTGGCGATGATGGCGGTTCCGAGTTATCAGGAGAAACTCATCCGGGATCAAATCATCGAGGCTTTGCCACTGGCGGACATCGCCAAGGCGCCGGTGGCCGCGACCTGGGCCGCCGCGCAGTCCTTCCCGCATGATAACGCCAGTGCAGGACTTCCCCCCGACGATAAAATAGTCAACAACTACATCAGTTCGGTGTTGATTGAAGACGGCGCGATCCACATCACCTTCGGCAACCACGCGAACGGTCTCATCAAGGGCGAGATCCTCACCCTTCGGCCTGCGGTGGTGGAAGATGCGCCGATCGTGCCGGTCACCTGGGTCTGCGGCTACGCCACCGGGCCGGACAAGATGACGATCAAGGGCGAAAACAAAACCAACATCCGTGCCCTTTACCTGCCGCTCAACTGCCGCTCTTGA
- the dxs gene encoding 1-deoxy-D-xylulose-5-phosphate synthase, whose protein sequence is PVAAELRQYLLESVSKSTGHFAAGLGTIELTVALHYIYNTPDDRLVWDVGHQAYPHKILTGRRDQILSIRKWGGLAPFPRRDESEYDTFGVGHSSTSIGAALGMAIAANKTGSNRKSVAIIGDGGLTAGMAFEALNHAGDLDADLLVILNDNNMSISPNVGALSNRFAELLSGKIYTTLREGGKKVLAGLPSVRELAGRVEEHVKGLIVPGTLFEEFGFNYFGPIDGHDLPTLIHMLRNLRDMRGPRLLHIITRKGKGYAPAENDPVKYHGISSPFDPEMGIQASSKAAKPTFSDVFGDWCCDMAAKDERFVAITPAMREGSGLVKFHKQHPDRYFDVAIAEQHAVTLAAGMACDGLKPVVAIYSTFLQRAYDQLIHDVCVQKLPVLFAIDRAGCVGNDGPTHNGAYDLSYMRCLPNIVLMAPSDENECRQMLYTGYTLNQPAAVRYPRGSGTGVEPQKEMIALPVGKAEVRRKGKNIAILSFGTTLALALAAGEELNATVVNMRFIKPLDADLLRQIAASHDLLVTVEENVVQGGAGSAVNEFLAAEGSAVRMLNYGLPDRLIHHGSQDDMRKDARLTKEGLLEFIQSHQQTAKPQLSIHRA, encoded by the coding sequence TGCCGGTGGCCGCCGAGCTGCGCCAATATCTGCTGGAATCGGTCAGCAAGAGCACCGGCCATTTTGCCGCGGGCCTGGGCACCATCGAACTGACCGTGGCCCTGCATTACATCTACAACACCCCGGACGACCGGTTGGTATGGGACGTGGGCCACCAAGCCTATCCGCACAAGATTCTCACCGGCCGCCGCGATCAGATCCTGTCGATCCGCAAATGGGGCGGGCTGGCGCCGTTTCCCCGGCGTGACGAGAGTGAGTACGACACCTTCGGCGTCGGCCACTCCAGCACCTCCATCGGTGCGGCGCTCGGCATGGCCATCGCCGCGAACAAGACCGGCAGCAACCGCAAGTCGGTGGCCATCATCGGCGATGGCGGCCTGACGGCGGGCATGGCCTTCGAGGCGCTCAACCATGCCGGCGATCTCGACGCCGATCTCCTGGTAATCCTGAACGACAACAACATGTCCATCTCGCCCAACGTCGGCGCGCTGTCCAACCGTTTCGCCGAGCTGCTGTCCGGAAAGATTTACACGACCCTGCGCGAGGGCGGCAAGAAGGTGCTGGCCGGCCTGCCCTCCGTGCGCGAACTGGCGGGCCGCGTCGAGGAGCACGTCAAGGGTCTGATCGTGCCCGGCACGCTGTTCGAGGAATTCGGCTTCAATTACTTCGGCCCCATCGACGGTCACGATTTGCCGACCCTCATCCATATGCTGCGCAACCTGCGCGACATGAGGGGCCCGCGGCTGTTGCACATCATCACCAGGAAGGGCAAGGGCTACGCGCCCGCCGAAAACGATCCGGTCAAATACCACGGCATCTCCTCGCCGTTCGATCCGGAGATGGGCATCCAGGCCTCGAGCAAGGCGGCCAAGCCCACCTTCAGCGACGTCTTCGGCGACTGGTGCTGCGACATGGCGGCCAAGGACGAGCGTTTCGTCGCCATCACGCCGGCGATGCGCGAAGGTTCCGGCCTGGTCAAGTTCCACAAGCAGCACCCCGATCGCTATTTCGACGTCGCCATCGCCGAGCAGCATGCGGTGACGCTGGCCGCCGGCATGGCCTGCGACGGCCTGAAGCCGGTGGTGGCGATTTATTCCACCTTCCTGCAACGCGCCTACGATCAACTCATTCATGACGTCTGCGTGCAAAAACTGCCGGTGCTTTTCGCCATCGACCGCGCCGGCTGCGTCGGCAACGACGGGCCGACGCACAATGGCGCCTACGACCTGAGCTACATGCGCTGCCTGCCCAACATCGTGCTGATGGCGCCGTCGGACGAAAACGAATGCCGGCAGATGCTGTATACCGGCTACACGCTGAATCAGCCCGCCGCCGTGCGCTACCCGCGCGGCAGCGGCACCGGCGTCGAGCCACAGAAGGAGATGATCGCGCTGCCGGTGGGCAAGGCGGAAGTGCGCCGCAAAGGCAAGAATATTGCCATTCTGTCATTCGGCACCACGCTGGCCCTGGCGCTGGCGGCGGGCGAGGAATTGAACGCCACCGTCGTCAACATGCGCTTCATCAAGCCGCTCGATGCCGATTTACTGCGCCAGATCGCCGCCAGCCATGACCTGCTCGTGACGGTGGAGGAAAACGTGGTGCAGGGCGGCGCCGGCAGCGCCGTGAACGAGTTTTTAGCCGCCGAAGGGAGTGCCGTACGCATGCTGAATTACGGGCTGCCCGATCGCCTCATTCATCACGGCTCGCAGGACGACATGCGCAAGGACGCCAGACTCACCAAGGAAGGCCTGCTCGAATTCATCCAGTCCCACCAGCAAACCGCCAAACCGCAACTCTCCATCCACCGCGCCTAG